A region from the Pelobates fuscus isolate aPelFus1 chromosome 1, aPelFus1.pri, whole genome shotgun sequence genome encodes:
- the TMIGD1 gene encoding transmembrane and immunoglobulin domain-containing protein 1: MKHCLIPLILLLFVSYQVSALGVSINGHTNSFLLTANTSNSITLTCEVVNNTGNETLLWYRGSSQVDIKTENSVNSSSICIFPVTPQDNQVSFSCVLKSNTSIKVSAMLDIKFDPILTGEDNVIVEIEKTAQLTCDFKANPQAAMSWRRNDNLVNMVSRYQQYLTSDSFQLTINKAEKKDAGLYTCMAFINGMNFTRSFNLDVEDKKDVLPIEAIGAAVVVGALIILFAMFARREKIFKKCLKPHDNTSL; the protein is encoded by the exons ATGAAGCATTGCCTAATTCCTTTAATCTTGCTCCTTTTTGTGTCATATCAAGTTTCAG cgctTGGTGTGTCCATTAATGGCCACACAAACAGTTTTCTGCTCACCGCGAACACAAGTAACAGCATTACCTTAACATGTGAGGTGGTCAACAATACTGGCAATGAGACCCTGCTTTGGTATCGTGGAAGCAGTCAGGTGGACATTAAAACCGAAAACAGTGTAAACTCCAGCTCTATCTGTATCTTCCCTGTAACTCCTCAAGATAATCAAGTGAGCTTCTCATGTGTGTTAAAAAGTAACACTTCCATCAAGGTGTCTGCAATGTTAGACATCAAAT TTGACCCCATCCTGACTGGAGAGGACAATGTGATTGTGGAAATTGAGAAGACTGCACAACTGACTTGCGATTTTAAGGCCAACCCACAAGCTGCGATGTCTTGGAGAAGAAATGATAACCTTGTCAACATGGTGTCCCGCTACCAGCAGTACCTGACCAGTGACTCTTTCCAGCTCACCATCAACAAGGCAGAGAAAAAAGATGCCGGCTTATATACGTGTATGGCTTTCATAAACGGCATGAACTTTACTAGAAGCTTCAACCTTGACGTAGAAG ATAAGAAAGATGTACTTCCAATAGAAGCAATCGGTGCAGCAGTAGTGGTGGGAGCACTCATTATACTGTTTGCAATGTTTGCTCGGAGAGAAAAGATATTTAAAAAG TGCCTGAAACCACACGATAACACATCTCT GTAA